Proteins from a single region of candidate division KSB1 bacterium:
- a CDS encoding type II toxin-antitoxin system VapC family toxin, whose amino-acid sequence MKVLLDTHAFLWLMVDDPTLSVTAKATFANVKNEIYLSFASAWEMVIKSSLQKLKLPLPVKDYILTRTQTQTHQINLFDITLDHIAVVETLLCTIAVLLIA is encoded by the coding sequence TTGAAGGTGTTGCTGGATACACATGCCTTTTTGTGGTTAATGGTTGACGACCCCACACTGTCTGTCACCGCCAAGGCAACTTTCGCAAATGTCAAAAATGAAATCTATCTCAGTTTTGCCAGCGCCTGGGAAATGGTGATCAAATCAAGCCTGCAAAAATTGAAACTGCCGCTCCCGGTTAAGGATTATATCTTAACTCGGACGCAGACGCAGACGCATCAAATCAATTTGTTTGACATCACTCTTGATCATATTGCCGTCGTAGAAACTCTGCTTTGCACCATCGCGGTCCTTTTGATCGCCTGA
- a CDS encoding T9SS type A sorting domain-containing protein — protein MGEFHKYDGKGYLNNQILAGHLIYHGRVKGFMKTRREHRLSCPRYACGLESPHSRRPSKGDLTMKSITRLVRFSQTSKSLFIILLAALNQTASAQNNGYWESIGFSSRWRDGLGAIAAHDSNIFLGTPLARWNGKTFVPFDGGPIYGLASEIVIVANALYVGGSFTTVGSIPAKNIAKWNLVTKSWSALGSHDDNGVNGRVQALAAYGRNLYVAYELTEGGILVSNIAKWNVVTNRWASVGKSINGKIYAIAASETELYAGGVFASAGGVPANNIAKWDGKEWCALGSGVNLEDKPFSGIPHVNAIAIFGQDVYIGGYFTKAGDVNANHIAKWNIIDKSWSALSSGTKNGVYYYSGRGNVYALSANDRALYVGGTFNMAGDQSANNIAKWDAANNIWSPLGSGLRGQVFAIATQGKKVYVGGGFTFAGGERSDRFAIWHEPNEPPILASLPELRFNEDKTLFYPIRHWYPFVTDADDADSTLKFIVLSGKQVKATRHPRGYSFSAPLNWFGRDTLQVIVTDPGQLADTTSLMITVDPVNDRPRWTGLPDSLSFKKGASAKLKMWDLVEDVETPDSLLFYRFSTSKSGLRWNFHRATGTLVLTAPQFHGTAHLFVKAGNGKAAAYDTIAVRVEMPNDILAAIEEQNSKEQIPSDFVLQQNYPNPFNPTTQIRYELPRAVHVSVIIYNSLGREIRRLVDRVQPAGYHHVTWNGRDQRGKPVPSGIYHYRLQVGDEVVATRKMLMAK, from the coding sequence TTGGGAGAATTTCACAAATACGACGGCAAAGGCTACCTCAATAATCAAATCTTGGCTGGTCACTTAATCTATCATGGTCGTGTCAAAGGTTTTATGAAAACAAGGAGAGAACACAGGCTTTCTTGTCCACGATACGCCTGTGGACTGGAAAGTCCACACTCCCGCCGGCCATCAAAGGGAGATTTAACAATGAAAAGCATAACACGATTGGTAAGATTTTCGCAGACCAGTAAAAGCCTGTTCATTATTTTGTTGGCTGCACTCAACCAGACAGCTTCAGCACAAAATAATGGTTATTGGGAAAGCATTGGATTTAGCAGTAGATGGCGTGATGGTCTCGGTGCCATTGCCGCCCACGACAGCAATATCTTTTTAGGCACCCCCCTTGCCAGGTGGAATGGCAAGACTTTTGTTCCATTTGATGGCGGCCCAATCTATGGATTAGCTAGTGAGATCGTCATCGTTGCAAATGCTCTCTATGTTGGAGGCTCTTTTACAACAGTCGGCAGTATTCCAGCTAAGAATATTGCGAAATGGAATCTCGTCACGAAAAGCTGGTCAGCATTGGGCAGTCATGACGATAATGGCGTCAATGGAAGGGTGCAAGCATTGGCTGCTTATGGCCGTAATTTATATGTTGCATATGAATTGACTGAAGGTGGAATACTCGTAAGTAATATTGCTAAATGGAATGTGGTTACGAATCGTTGGGCGTCGGTGGGAAAGAGTATAAATGGTAAAATCTATGCAATTGCCGCGAGCGAGACTGAGCTTTATGCCGGCGGTGTGTTCGCTTCGGCAGGTGGCGTGCCGGCAAACAATATTGCTAAATGGGACGGTAAAGAATGGTGTGCTCTTGGGAGCGGCGTGAATCTTGAAGATAAACCATTTTCGGGCATCCCACACGTAAATGCCATTGCCATTTTCGGTCAGGACGTGTATATCGGCGGCTATTTCACCAAAGCCGGAGACGTCAACGCGAACCATATCGCCAAATGGAACATAATCGATAAAAGCTGGTCAGCACTTAGCAGCGGAACTAAAAATGGCGTATATTACTATAGTGGACGGGGAAATGTATACGCGCTTTCGGCCAATGATCGTGCTTTATACGTCGGCGGAACATTTAATATGGCAGGCGATCAGAGCGCTAATAATATTGCCAAATGGGATGCTGCCAATAATATTTGGTCGCCCTTGGGAAGCGGCCTCCGAGGCCAAGTCTTTGCCATCGCGACCCAAGGCAAGAAGGTGTACGTGGGCGGAGGATTCACATTTGCCGGTGGCGAGCGGTCCGATCGTTTCGCCATCTGGCATGAACCCAATGAGCCACCTATCCTTGCCTCCTTGCCGGAACTGCGCTTCAATGAAGACAAAACCTTGTTCTATCCCATCCGCCATTGGTATCCATTCGTGACCGATGCAGATGACGCCGACAGCACATTGAAATTCATCGTGCTTTCCGGCAAACAGGTGAAAGCAACACGCCATCCGCGCGGGTATTCTTTCTCCGCGCCGTTGAACTGGTTTGGTCGAGACACGCTGCAAGTGATCGTCACCGACCCCGGCCAATTGGCGGATACAACGTCGTTGATGATCACGGTCGATCCCGTCAACGACAGGCCGCGATGGACCGGCCTGCCGGATTCGTTGTCTTTCAAAAAAGGCGCTTCCGCCAAACTTAAAATGTGGGACTTGGTCGAAGACGTCGAAACGCCGGATTCGCTTTTGTTTTATCGCTTTTCCACGAGCAAGTCCGGCCTGCGGTGGAATTTTCATCGCGCCACCGGCACGCTGGTTTTAACCGCGCCGCAATTTCATGGCACAGCTCATCTCTTTGTCAAAGCCGGCAACGGCAAAGCCGCAGCTTACGACACCATTGCGGTGCGCGTCGAAATGCCGAATGATATTTTGGCCGCCATTGAAGAACAAAATTCCAAAGAACAGATTCCTTCGGATTTTGTCTTGCAGCAAAATTATCCCAATCCTTTTAATCCCACGACGCAGATTCGCTACGAGCTGCCCAGGGCCGTGCACGTGAGCGTGATCATTTACAATTCGCTCGGCCGGGAAATCCGGCGCCTGGTTGACCGCGTGCAGCCGGCGGGCTATCATCACGTGACGTGGAACGGCCGCGACCAACGCGGCAAGCCCGTGCCCTCGGGAATTTATCATTATCGCTTGCAGGTTGGAGACGAGGTGGTGGCGACGAGGAAAATGTTGATGGCAAAATAA
- a CDS encoding fibronectin type III domain-containing protein: MKIIALGILLLSVVSAMADSLTITWEPNTEPDLAGYFVYYGTKDRPHGHRIHVGRQTQYFIQNLKAGETYYVSVTAVDTAHNESVFLEQFAVTIKYTLIPLAKAGPGGHGGPYRFSWVPVIGLDDPTAANPNAAPQTTTTYTVTLTEMATGFSARDSVIVSVPTTGWAVAHIVDADDVGAGLNQSTAPPAKRGTAEQSRPGAFTG, translated from the coding sequence GTGAAAATCATCGCATTGGGAATTTTGTTGTTGAGCGTTGTTTCGGCTATGGCGGATAGTTTGACGATAACGTGGGAGCCGAACACCGAACCCGATCTTGCCGGTTATTTTGTTTATTATGGAACCAAAGACCGGCCGCATGGCCATCGCATCCATGTTGGCCGCCAAACGCAATATTTCATTCAAAATTTAAAGGCCGGGGAAACCTATTATGTCTCGGTCACCGCCGTCGATACCGCTCATAATGAAAGCGTGTTTCTCGAGCAATTTGCCGTGACGATCAAGTATACCCTGATTCCGCTTGCCAAGGCCGGGCCAGGCGGCCATGGCGGGCCTTATCGCTTCAGTTGGGTGCCGGTAATCGGGTTGGATGATCCCACCGCTGCCAATCCGAACGCCGCGCCGCAAACCACCACCACCTACACGGTTACCCTGACAGAAATGGCGACGGGTTTTTCTGCCCGGGACAGCGTCATCGTGAGCGTTCCAACCACCGGCTGGGCCGTCGCTCACATTGTGGATGCGGATGATGTGGGTGCCGGCCTCAATCAAAGCACAGCGCCCCCCGCAAAGCGGGGTACCGCGGAACAATCGCGGCCTGGCGCTTTCACCGGATGA
- a CDS encoding cysteine peptidase family C39 domain-containing protein: MEETSLRDLLGTTDRGTTVTNILMLNASLPSLKAELHQWLLVDLQEYLETKLQPCIVTVGTRALPHWNEADNLHAVIVHGFDDVHIFINDPYFDDREFPVPIEAFLAAWSETENFAITIERR, from the coding sequence ATTGAGGAGACAAGTCTTCGTGATTTGCTTGGGACAACCGACAGGGGCACAACCGTAACCAATATCCTGATGCTCAACGCCTCGCTTCCCAGTTTGAAAGCTGAATTGCATCAATGGTTATTGGTGGACTTGCAAGAATATTTGGAGACCAAGCTCCAACCATGCATTGTTACGGTGGGGACTCGCGCTTTACCGCATTGGAACGAAGCGGATAACTTGCACGCGGTGATCGTTCATGGCTTTGATGATGTGCACATTTTTATTAACGACCCCTATTTCGATGATCGAGAATTCCCGGTTCCGATTGAAGCATTTTTGGCGGCTTGGTCTGAGACAGAAAATTTTGCGATAACCATCGAACGACGTTGA
- a CDS encoding type II toxin-antitoxin system Phd/YefM family antitoxin: protein MSQVTIHQAQTQLSRLIRKVLAGEEVVIAKGKVPLVKLVAVRNGKAQRKIGADKGLIEIAEDFDAPLDDFKEYMV, encoded by the coding sequence ATGTCCCAAGTGACAATCCATCAAGCTCAAACCCAACTTTCGCGATTGATTCGGAAAGTGCTTGCCGGCGAAGAAGTCGTTATTGCCAAAGGGAAAGTGCCTTTGGTCAAGCTGGTGGCCGTTCGTAACGGCAAAGCCCAAAGAAAAATTGGCGCGGACAAAGGCTTGATCGAAATCGCCGAAGATTTTGATGCGCCTCTCGACGATTTTAAGGAGTACATGGTTTGA